In one Silene latifolia isolate original U9 population chromosome 10, ASM4854445v1, whole genome shotgun sequence genomic region, the following are encoded:
- the LOC141606826 gene encoding uncharacterized protein LOC141606826: protein MNQSNRNVMTSTRKRKDRGGIDDSSFYTHRGSFVNNKKPQFPHHQPHNKNIITTPIGYKNSNTNSNINTKLPPGSGRLVREPGSGSGPSTSNQILAGYMAHEFLTKGTLFGHKFDPARAEAVPVSAAEPMRKPAVEPVMVKSNRSYNEVARLLKGDGGGGGTHIPGIFNPTQLARWIQM from the coding sequence ATGAACCAATCAAATCGAAATGTTATGACATCCACACGAAAGCGGAAAGATAGAGGAGGGATAGATGACTCTTCATTTTATACTCACAGGGGTAGTTTCGTCAACAACAAAAAACCGCAATTTCCACATCATCAACCCCACAACAAAAATATTATAACTACCCCAATCGGTTATAAGAATAGTAATACTAATAGCAATATTAATACCAAGTTGCCACCCGGTTCAGGCCGGCTAGTACGTGAACCCGGTTCAGGATCCGGTCCGAGTACATCGAACCAGATTTTAGCGGGGTATATGGCGCATGAGTTTTTGACCAAGGGGACATTGTTTGGACATAAGTTTGATCCCGCTCGAGCCGAAGCAGTTCCGGTTTCTGCTGCCGAACCGATGAGAAAACCGGCGGTTGAACCGGTTATGGTTAAGTCGAACCGGAGTTATAATGAGGTGGCGCGATTATTGAAGGGCGATGGTGGCGGTGGTGGGACCCATATTCCGGGTATTTTTAACCCGACCCAATTGGCGCGGTGGATCCAGATGTAA